Within Zootoca vivipara chromosome 10, rZooViv1.1, whole genome shotgun sequence, the genomic segment cgacttcatcctgaccattcccgggtgtcccatgtgaagcgtctcaagaaccctgtttctcagtggtgctgggatgatcaccctatctccccataggagacaacccttatgcatggacaattcgtgctgccttgtcgcataaggcctgaatttttcttcatgcggaccacctggccaccccctccccacccaagtgagcacacgggagagaacagcatctttcctagttttctcagctatatccgtagctgttacaggagcccccggaagtgtttctagcatcataatgtgctccgccggagcaggatcctcattgctcccgccaggaaggggcaatcgactcagcgcatcagcatggcacaactgtttccccggcacatgggtcaaggtgtactggaacccattcaggaatattgaccaacgcaacattctgggggagagaatttgtggcgtttgtttgtttgggttgaacaaccctaacagtggtttgtggtccgtttcaatggagaaatggcgaccgtacaaataatcatagaaccttttgattccggacacaatagccagtgcctctttatcaatttgagcatagttgcgctctgtgggcgacaacgtacgggaatagaaagagatgggcttttccgacccatccggttccctatgactcagcacagcccccagaccgtattgagaggcatcacatgccaggaccagcggctttgactcatcataatgagcaaggacgctcctgctactcagcattcctcgcaaggagtcaaaagccttctgctgctcccgcccccatcgccacacattctttttctgcaatagtctatgtaatggttcagctaccgaagctttctggggtaagaacgaatgataaaagttaataagtcccaggaatgactgcaactccgtcttgttctgtggtcgtggtgcctcgatgatggccttaatcttagcatctgtggggtggatgcctgatgcatcaattttaaaccccaagaaatccacagttggcaccccaaaactgcatttttcttttttcagttgcaaccccacctccttgaacttgagcaacactgcacggacacgcgcaaccagttcctgtgggtcttttccagcaatcaaaacgtcatcaaaaaatggcaagacccccggcagacctcttaacaggcgttccatgagcccttgaaaaatccctggggccacacaaactccgaactgtaatctgttaactctgaacgcccctttatgtgtgacaatagtctgtgcttccgctgattgtggggttactggcagctgttggtaagcttgtgccaggtcaattttggcgaacaccttgcccccagccagtttagccaacagatgtgatacgactggaatggggtatgagtttcccctgagtgccttattgatagtacatttgtaatctgcacatatcctgacttccccatttgctttaaggggcgtgacgattggagtctcccacttagcagagtccacgggtgagagaactccctgcttgaccaatttatccagctctgcctcgatcttgggttgcagtgcaaatggcactcgccttggtttgagtcggattggggccacaccggggtccaactcgaagtcaactgggggccctttataacaacccagttttccattaaagagaccagcaaattccttgcataatgcctcgctcatctcagggcaggtttggattgaattaagccctgagatactcagtcccagggcggggaaccagtcagtgcccaggagactggggcgactgcccttcgcaatcaccagtttgagtacagcctgtttgtcccggaactgtactctcacggcacacattcccataacatggatgcggcctgctgagtacgactgcaaggttgccggaaagggctccagagggggcaacttacccctggggaagaacgtcttcgcggtctggtccgacacgatggtgaatgcggatccggagtccacctccatgtcgcactgctgaccctcaatcttcaccttgacgtgtgccttgccttgcgctggaaactgcacggccctcccgttgatctccgttacgtagtggcagtcctttagaaaacaagttgctgtgggcggtctgcgatgctccagtctaggtgctcctgtcgctcccgacgccgccgatctacagaccctggcgatgtgacccgtctttccgcacgtccggcagatagcatccctgaaacgacaactcttcctttcatggtttccgccacaacctgggcaactgcctcggcgatctctgtgcactgtgcaggcctgacacaccgactcgaccccacggactgggctctggctcggagtagcctctagctcgtccatggcatgcgcaacttctatctgtggcttagtggccttgcgactggcatcaagctcctctctttcataattctccgtggcggtggcctctttcaaggctgaagcaagggtaacctcttctttagccacgatgcgtcttctggctttcttgctgctcagaccaccaataaaccgatccaggagagtctcttccagattttggaagccgcagtgctgagcgagcttccggagttcagccagaaatgtggatacagactccccagcatgctgctgcctcttatggaactccatccgccgggccatcttggtctcagtaggcgccaagtggcttgttaggcaggcaagaatatctttgagagatgtctcactcagcttcgctggagcaagtaatgccttggccagcttgaaggtctcgggcccacagtagctcaggaatgtggcccttcttttgctggcatcggtgatcccttgagccactgcaaagaactcgaagcgttcgacgtagtcttcccaggtgtggggctctgatggctggaagggctccaatacccttggactctccattgtcctagcgggcagggtcgtcttctcagctggccagtgagtcttgttctcagctgcaatccggactctgaggcagggttgtgtttaaccgctcctcagcattccggatcccaccttcgtcgccagttgttgtgacgtggggtttgtgatttcagctctcttgacaaaacatgctggagacagttctctagtaacagctctttattaaagtgaacaagactgaagactgaggagaggaaagctacatttatagggacaggggactagctaggaagggatacattttggagggaacaatatcaagcaatcacagtgctgccttttggaggaaaccaataagacagaggatccaaatacagcagcttaaatgaaccaatagtagctgtaccctctgggaccaaaaggcagttactttatcctaatgcaaatacagacaataataatacagatataaaatcctttgactcaatacacaacagtccCATTAGAAAGTGCTTGGCTAGAGGTGCCTGATGCCACAGGGGCAAGACAGCTCTCTGACGACCCACCTGAACCTTCTCCAGGCTACCTGATCCCCTGACACTCCTCCTGCCCAGACATTTTGCCTCCCTCACCCCGTTCAGACCCTCCCCCCAGGTTATCCAGCTCCCTGATCTCTTCCTCTTCAGGATTCAACTGTCCCCTCTGCGACATCCCTGCGAGACTGATGacagtggggagggagggcagctTTGCAAATTGTCTCAAGTCCATGTTTGTATTTGCAACCAGGCAAATCtcccagaagcagaggcagatttatggGTTTGCCCAAATTGAGCACCGAGCTGAGAGGGCGTCACAGGGAGTTCTGCAATAATGGTGAGCGATGGAAGGCAggagggggcaccaaattttggcattgcgcTGGGCACCACTGAAATGTTAAAGTCTCCACTGCCAGAAATGGGGGGTAGATTTTTTCTGTTTCATGAAAAATGACTAGAGATGTATTGGGTTGCATGTGAGCAAGGACatcgtgtgtgtgttttgggttcAAGAAGATGAGTTCTGAGTGGCTCAGTAAGAATGCTGGAAATGTTTGTAGGAGTATTATTTTGTTAAACTGACTCCAGAAAGAGTACTGTACTGAAACAATCAGTTACGCTGCCAAACCCTTTCCAGTTATGTTTTCCTCTCAGCTGATCAAGCTGGGCTGATAGAATGGCTCATCTCGCACCAAATTGCCAAGGCAGCTgtttgcagctggattttcccctaaCTGTGTTTGTGGAGCTTAagaggagggaaaatggctggCTAGAGAATTCCACTTAGTGCTATTGGAGATCCCTGGCATTAGCATTACTGCTGACTACATGGCATAAACTAAGGGTATTGTTCCAAGCCATGACATGCAACCAAAAACCTCACTGCAAGCGTGTGCATGCCTCCTTACACGTTACTGGTAAGTAACAGCCAACAGTATAGAGCTTTGTCGTTTTTAGTTTTTATGCTGTgggcccagggatggggaacctcaggtccaggaAACAAATGTAACCTTCCAGGCCTCTCGAGTCTGGTCACCTCAGAAGGCTCCCTTGGCCACTCCCCGCACTGGCCTCCCTCCACACCCTGAAAGTTTTTGTCTGAccggaatgtgcccttgaactctgacaatgccgcTAGGCTATCTGGACAGAGGATGGAGAAGGGTTTGTGTTAAACTATCCTAGAGGTCAAAGATGAAATGTACATTCATTTGggccacccacttttgcttctggccttgCCTGCCACTGGAATGTGGTCCTTGGACAGTGGTCAAAAAgggtaaaaaaggaaaaaaaggctgataggttcctccccccccccccgctgcatgcCTGTTGTGTAGAATTGAGAAGTGTCCTGATTTTGATCAAGATAGGGAAATTGCtataatgttttaaatttaaaacattcCTTTGGAAATATCCAgaatgtttaaaacaaaacaacaagcaaGCGGCTGTGTTGGTCCTTCATTAATATAGTAAAAAAGTAACATTAACATTTGAGGACCAATTAATGTTGTAAACAGCTTTTATAAAGCTGTTTATGTGCTTAATCTTTAAAGcccatttgaaacacattctaacttcaaagaagaagtgtgcatgcacacgaaagctcataccagtgacaaatttaattggtctctaaggtgctactggaagggattttataaattttgttttaactCCAAAgagttctgggcactgtagtttgtcaagggttgtTTGGAATTATAACCCTGTGATcctaaaagtaaaattaaaaatgagATGCTGTCCCTTGGGTTTTTGACTGCCATTCATAGGTGACTTGATACATGTTAAATGCAGCTGGCTATGCACACACATCCTTGTGTGTTGTTTCTACTGCAACAGGCAGATATTTGCACTGAATGCAGCTACCCCTCTGTAACATGTTCATTGCTCCCCTTccaaaatttcttttttaaaaaggaacttatCTCAGAGGATTGTTCTCATTCCCAGCCCCTATTTGACCCAGTTTCTTAACCACGTCTCTATTAATTCAGGACCTTCTATTCCTCTCTTTATGGGGTTGAGGGCAGAGAAAGGAAGCAAGCAGAGGcaaggttaaaaataaaaaaccccaaaggagATACAGACAGAAACGGGAACGTTGAAGAGAAAAGAATTCTGGAATCTGCTGGGTGGTCGCACTACAGCGCCATTAGCTATTGCTGAGTGTGTTTGCACTTGAGTGTGAAGCCATGAGTCAGAGATGCTCCACCACTCAGCGGCGAATGATGTTTTTGAGGAGGGCTGCCGTTGGGAAAGCACAACTGCCCTGCATCTCTTGTCAGGGACAAGAAGACGGGAAAGAAAGCATCTTGGCTGCCGTGGGGCTGGTTTTATTTGTGTCAACAAATGCTTGATGACAGAAGTCGCGGAGGGCCAGCTGGAGAGAGTATGAGAACTCTGCAGCAACAGAAAGCAGCAAGAGGATGCCATGCCATCAAATCTGGAAACGTGGAACGGATGTGCCTTCAAGAATGGTAAGATGAGCTTGGAATGCAATGAGGACAGCCATCCCAATAGCCTACATAATTCCCTATGAGGCTCACCAACCCACACCCAAGTGATTTTAGTTtcttcccatcatcctttgcctCCCTGCCCAGCCAAGACTGTCAAACACACACTTTGTGTGGTTGGTAGTTCCTCTTAGAACCAGAGTGCCTCAGCTATCCAATGACGACGGAGCTCATCGAAGAAGCTTCATTGGGCAATTTCTCCTATGACGTGGAGCGTGGAGAAGAAAGTCCTGTCACCAGGGCCTTGGGCGCAGTCCTCCTCCTCATGTGTCTCTTTGGGACGACAGGCAATATCTATACACTGGTGGTAGCGTTTGGTGGCATGTCTGTTCGCTCGGTGGGTTCTTTGCGCATCTACGTGGTCAACCTAGCCTTAGCCGATCTGCTCTACCTTTCCACCATCCCCTTTGTGGTGTGCACATATTTCGCCCAGGACTGGTTCTTTGGGGACGTGGGCTGCCGGTTTCTGCTCAGCTTGGACCTGCTGACGATGCACGCCAGCATATTCCTGCTGACGGCCATGAGCGTGGAGCGCTATTGGGCCGTGACCAGACCCCTAAGGGCCAGGCAGGCTGGAAACAGCTACCGCAGGCTGGCTTGCGTTGCCGTGTGGCTCGTCTCGTCTTTGCTTACGGTGCCCATGATGGTCATGATCCAGCAGCGGGAGGGCAGGAGCCGAAAGCTCATCTGCTTTCCCACGTGGACGCCTGGCGCTTTCCGAGTGTACCTCACGGTTTTGTTTGGCACAAGCGTCCTCGGTCCTGGTTTGGTCCTGGGGGTCGTGTACTCCCGGCTTGTGCAGGCCTATTGGGCTTCCACAAAAGTCATGTGGTCACCTGTGGTGAGCAGGGCCCTGAAGCAGAAGCTGTTTCCCAGGATCTTCAGCATCATCGTAGCCTACTGGGCCTGTTTCGTACCATTCTGGGCCTGGCAACTCACCAAGCTGTACTGGCCAGAGGACTTGGAGATCGGGCCGACCGCCCAGGCTTACCTCAACTTTGGCGTTACCTGCTTGACCTATGGCAACAGCTGCGTCAACCCTTTCCTTTATACCTTGCTCACCAGGAATTACCGCGAGTACATGGCCGCTCAGGGCAGAGAAAGGCCACATAGGAGGCATGCTTTCTTCAAGAAGAAAACGCATGAAACGCCCCAAGCAGAACATGTGTCTATGGCAGAGGGAGAAGGGCTTGGATAAAGGAAGCAAAGGATGGCCACCAATAATCTACCCCAAGGATGCCTTTGCCTCTGCCTGCACATTccaatttggaaaattggaataaaatgtattttttttttaaaaaaaatagctttggagagcagcagcagcagcagcagcaacaaggtgGGAAATAGTGACTGCAAACTTCGCTCTGGGAACCTGCATGTTTGGTTGTTCACACTAAACCATCGTTTGGCTTAGTGTTGTTTTGTAACTGGGCCATAGTGTATACCAGAGGTAGGAAACCTATGGGGCAGATTTGGCGCaccaggccatttcccccaaaccacactgACCTGACCTATAGCTGCTGTTTGGCCTGGCTTCTAATTTTTCTGTGCAATTCTGTTTAACCTTCTTCTTTTCTGCAGATCAGTTTTCCCCAATGTaaagttttgtatgttattttcattaatatatgtatttttatgcaccCGAGTACATACGTTATGGCTGGAGAAGTGCCTTGCAAGATTTGAAGCAGTGTAAATTTCCAAGGTTGGCTGTGTGTCAATGtttgtgttgtttcagaaattgcaaattgggtaggtttgcctttaaatgcgaactgaactgaatttctccccattcCTACCTATAGCTCCCAATCGAGACAATGAATGCCATTTGGAAGTCTTTGCATTGCAGCTGTCCTGTAATAAGTACAGCCAGATCCATAGCTGCAGAAATCACATATCCTTCCCCTGTTGGCTCCTGTTTTCATTTCCCTCTCCTTCATCTGTTGCCTTCCTTGTGTTGACAGCTAGACTGTAAGCCCTTTGAGGGCGGGGACCTCTCCTTTGATTCTTCAGTTTATTTATATGGATGATGCTTTAATAATAGTAGCAACAAacattctgttctcccccccactcccaaataaGCATGCATTGTGATCCGCAAGCAGCTTTAGTAGCCAGTGTAGGACAAATTATTGAGGACAAAATGATTGCAGCATACAGGAGGCAGAAAAGAGATTTCAGCAACAATGTTAAGGGCGAGTGGGGAGGAAGGAATCCAGTGATGATCTTTGGTGCAAAAATAGATGTTTCAAATACACAAATGTCTCTAGTTTCGTCTGTGAAATATTGGCACAGCATGAGACCAGCTTAGCAACAGCCAGAGAAAGAATGTCTTATGTGGCTGTAACATACCTCATAGCAGGAGAACTTCAGAAGGCAGGAAAATATGTGGAGAGAGAAGGGTTGGGAGGTCACACTTTCCTGTGACTAACAGAGTAGTTTGTAGAATATAACAAGGCATTTAAAATGTTGGTAGCTGATCCACAGCAAGGTGAGTTTTTTCTACTGCACACATATAAGTGCTTGTTGCACTAGATTAATCTACATACAAGAGTTAATAAGTTTTTAGTGCTTTATAAACATTAAGAATACAGTCCTGCTAAATGAAGAAAAGCAGAATTCTTTGCAACTGTCTCAGCtgcagactgtcactgttttgtgaGAGGGACTCAAAAACTTGTAGGTTCCTGAAATCAGAATGGATTAAAGAGGTCTGCCACTCTGGTGCAACAaagccagtttttaaaaatgacataaaAACCCTGACTTTTTGTGGTTTGAAAAGCAACACCCCCACTGTAACGGTTGTGCAGAGGATGTGGTTTTGTCTGGCATGCCTTTTCTAAGCTCAGCAGCACAGTGGTATGGCAAGCACCACCAGCCACATCCCCCTCCAAAATGATTCTGCTTGCCCTTTGAGATCTGTGGAGGAGGTCTGTGTGGTGCATatgggcagggccttttcagtcatGGTGCCCAGACTTCAAAACTCCCTCCCTCAGGGTGCCTGTGTAGCTAGCAAAGACTGCATTGTCTGCAGGCATTCGCGTACTCTGAGGCTGCAAACatcctatacatttaaaacacacaaattcCCAGTGGAACTTTgctcagggtgctgggaattgtagttttgcgATAGGTAAACTCTAGTTCCaggatttgttggggggggggaatgtgctttaagtgtatggtgtgtatgATGAATTCAGCAATGCAGTGGGAAATTCAAAAGTGCAGAGTCCCTTCATGGTAGCCACACCCCCTGACAGCCACACCCCTTCCaagattatacaataatcttaaaacaatacattaataataatgttttgcaTGTTTTGCAATGATCAATGTAGATCTCAATAGGTTGCCTTTCAGCTGCATCAACTattttctgtgtgtgtatatCAGCAAATGATTTGGACTGCTCTATCTCCTTCTGGGGTGACTTAAGTTGCGTCTCCCTTGACATTCCATTGTGCATAACAGAACTTACACACCGTTGAGGAACCTGTGTTTTtggtgttcctaaatgcttagctttgaagaagaggagtttggatttgatatcccgctttatcactaccctaaggagtctcaaagcggttaacattctcctttcccttcctctcccacaacaaacactctgtgaggtgagtggggctgagagacttcagagaagtatgactatgccaaggtcacccagcagctgcatgtggaggagcggagacgcaaacccggttcaccagattacgagtctaccgctcttaaccactacaccacactggcacactgtACAGTATGTTCTTTGGAGCATACAGGGCAACTTCTCCCTGGTGATCTTCCCTAGGAGCCAGTCCTCCATGgctgactcacctcctttcaTTCTGGCTGACTCTTAAGCATGACAAAAGCTAAGAagttcccctttcatgctgattgtgCAGTTCTAGGATGCTGGAGACATGGTCCCTTCTGCAGAAATAGTAAAGGGTCTCTGACCCGACCCGACCCCACTCCCCACGACCCCAGATCTGAATGAATTTGACCGGGCTTTACTCTTCACTTTATTTCCCAAAGTGctgtgctttttattatgtttttcttgAGGCTTTTATTGTGTTCTAAAATACAATTGCAGGAGACCTCTCCTTAAAAAGCatgcatatatatgtatgtatgtaaaataaattattcacGGGATTGTCTCCCACCAATGCATTCTCAGCTGATCCACTGCCATTAATAGACGTAAGATagtcattaacttcaatggatctactcagaGTATGACTACCATTGGCTACAGCCCAAGCTAAATAAAAACACTACCCGCTCTTGCACCTGATGACCCCAGTAGGTTTATGCGTATTTGTGTGTTGTGCACACCTTTGATGCAGCGATGGTGTCTAAAACCATGTGAGCAGCACCTGATGGAGGAGTCTCATCAACTGGCCAAGCAGGCAGTGTTGGCTGGTGCAGGGAGATGagcagtaggtggcgctagagccaaTGGGctattctagttttgtccctatcATCCTACAAGGGCAACATGGAGACTAAGGAGAAGGAAATTACCAGGCGTGGCTTTACCCCTTGGACTTGTTATAAGAAGACAGGCAGATGATGCTGAGTGCAGACTGAGGTTGGAGGGATGGTGCCCCATTTGCCCCCCCCAATCATCCTCCACTGCTTCCAGTGGCTAGAGAGGTCAGACTTCAGCATTCTGCTTAACTCCTCCCACCTCTCTATGGTTATTGGGCGCAGGctatattaaaacaataaaataaagaaatgaaatgtgcacctgcatatttttttatttaaaaaatcagaattgTGGTTGGACCTGTCGGAAGTGTTGGCtcttaggtcccccccccaaaaaaaattccacaagGGCATCTACTACTACTGACCACAAACACCATCTGTCTCCATGGCAATGATGGCCCTGAAAGAACCACGTGGCAAAGACTCAGAAAGACACACCACCAGCTTACACCAGAATTCAGCTGTGTTTATTTTGCT encodes:
- the LOC118090836 gene encoding urotensin-2 receptor-like, encoding MTTELIEEASLGNFSYDVERGEESPVTRALGAVLLLMCLFGTTGNIYTLVVAFGGMSVRSVGSLRIYVVNLALADLLYLSTIPFVVCTYFAQDWFFGDVGCRFLLSLDLLTMHASIFLLTAMSVERYWAVTRPLRARQAGNSYRRLACVAVWLVSSLLTVPMMVMIQQREGRSRKLICFPTWTPGAFRVYLTVLFGTSVLGPGLVLGVVYSRLVQAYWASTKVMWSPVVSRALKQKLFPRIFSIIVAYWACFVPFWAWQLTKLYWPEDLEIGPTAQAYLNFGVTCLTYGNSCVNPFLYTLLTRNYREYMAAQGRERPHRRHAFFKKKTHETPQAEHVSMAEGEGLG